Proteins encoded in a region of the Nostoc sp. UHCC 0926 genome:
- a CDS encoding glutamine synthetase family protein — protein MKRPGFIERHHLWTEIQKEASEKIKAVIKEQDLLLIRTAWSDQHGIVRSKSLLPQAFLSALENGMQISTGTFLFDTGGAMVFNPFIPGGSLDMPLMTGAPNIVAVPDPRTFKIVPWAKRTGFILCDEYFQNGQLMPFSSRGILRQSLVELHQRGLEHIIGLEVEWYLAKLSDPMLAIANVGTSGKPGEPAKVSAVEHSFQYLLESHNPEIHDLLRVLAENLVEMGLPLRSVENEGGAGQFEFTFDPIPALQAADTMMIFRMATKQICRQQGYIASFMCRPGLQGCSSNGWHLHQSLVDQTTSENAFMSANSETLTSDLGKHFVGGLLKHANAASVFTTPTINGYKRFRPYSLAPDRAGWGLENRGAMIRLQGGFDDPTTHIENRVGEPAANPYLYMASQLISGLDGVAHKLDPGSPTESPYTAENPTLPKSLLEAISYLSQSELFSRKMGQQFINFIIKMKQSEINRFLQSVADQPPEDYLKQVTNWEQREYFELF, from the coding sequence ATGAAAAGACCTGGGTTTATTGAGCGTCATCACCTGTGGACAGAAATCCAAAAAGAAGCATCTGAAAAGATTAAGGCTGTTATTAAAGAACAGGATCTATTGTTGATTCGTACCGCTTGGTCAGACCAGCATGGCATTGTTCGCAGTAAGTCGCTCTTACCCCAAGCCTTTTTAAGCGCCCTGGAAAATGGTATGCAAATCAGCACAGGGACATTTCTGTTTGATACTGGTGGTGCAATGGTATTTAACCCTTTCATTCCCGGCGGTAGCTTAGACATGCCTCTGATGACAGGTGCGCCAAATATTGTGGCTGTTCCTGACCCTCGTACCTTCAAAATTGTGCCTTGGGCAAAACGTACTGGCTTTATTCTCTGTGATGAGTACTTTCAGAATGGTCAGCTAATGCCCTTTTCCAGTCGCGGTATTTTGAGGCAATCATTGGTAGAGTTACATCAAAGAGGGTTGGAGCATATTATCGGCTTAGAAGTTGAGTGGTATCTGGCAAAGTTGTCAGATCCAATGTTAGCGATCGCTAATGTTGGTACTTCTGGAAAACCCGGTGAACCTGCTAAAGTTAGCGCCGTAGAGCATAGCTTCCAATACCTATTAGAATCCCACAATCCAGAGATTCACGATTTGCTACGCGTTTTGGCAGAAAACTTAGTTGAAATGGGATTACCTTTAAGGAGTGTAGAAAACGAAGGGGGTGCTGGTCAATTTGAATTTACCTTTGACCCGATTCCTGCATTGCAAGCTGCGGATACAATGATGATATTCCGAATGGCGACCAAGCAAATCTGCCGTCAACAAGGTTATATCGCATCATTTATGTGTCGTCCGGGACTACAAGGTTGTTCTTCCAATGGCTGGCATTTGCACCAATCCCTTGTAGACCAAACCACAAGCGAGAACGCTTTCATGTCTGCAAACTCCGAAACCCTTACGTCAGATTTAGGTAAACACTTTGTTGGTGGTCTTCTTAAACACGCCAATGCTGCTTCTGTGTTCACAACCCCGACAATTAACGGCTATAAAAGATTTAGACCTTATTCCCTAGCCCCTGACCGTGCAGGGTGGGGGCTGGAAAACCGAGGGGCAATGATTAGATTACAAGGCGGTTTTGATGACCCCACTACCCACATTGAAAACCGAGTTGGAGAACCAGCAGCCAATCCCTATCTCTACATGGCATCGCAATTGATTTCTGGATTAGATGGTGTAGCTCATAAACTTGACCCTGGCTCTCCAACAGAGTCACCTTACACGGCAGAAAATCCAACCTTACCCAAAAGTTTGCTAGAGGCAATTTCATATTTGAGCCAAAGCGAACTTTTTTCTCGAAAAATGGGGCAGCAGTTCATAAACTTCATCATTAAGATGAAACAGAGTGAAATTAATCGCTTTTTGCAGTCCGTCGCTGATCAGCCACCAGAAGATTATTTAAAGCAGGTGACTAACTGGGAGCAAAGAGAATATTTTGAATTATTTTGA
- a CDS encoding aromatic ring-hydroxylating oxygenase subunit alpha, giving the protein MLHGNGEVKQGYDWDYLIQPERVHRCVYTDARIFQEEMIRIFGGTWVYLAHESEIPNPNDFKTSNLGHRPIIILRDRQDKIRALFNRCTHRGATVCRETRGCAKTFTCPYHGWTYSNTGKLTGVPWAKGYAADFHRPEFNLGQVPWVESYRGFIFGTLNCEAPDLIAYLGRAKDLLDQWIDRFPNAQITVQSSAHKMIYQGNWKFTYDNAADGYHVAFSHRSLLAVANRLEPEKDMQYFAHNPDEGPMYVQYLGHGHMFIDQRPSYEKRPGAFWQQQRPQPGREAYEAKLREKWGEQAPYWLDLSIGSQMNLTIFPNLLVVGNQIEVIEPLAVDRTQLTIYATTMSGVPDEVNVLRMRTQEDFPSFGVPDDMINFAECHRGLSIPEIEWVAMNRGFGISDRHHIDEDGVITGPVTDELAIRGYYQEWKRLMKADFKLTAQAVEHD; this is encoded by the coding sequence ATGCTGCATGGAAACGGCGAAGTCAAGCAAGGCTATGATTGGGATTATCTAATTCAGCCAGAACGAGTCCACCGTTGTGTTTATACGGATGCGAGAATTTTCCAAGAGGAAATGATTCGGATTTTCGGTGGAACCTGGGTTTACCTTGCTCACGAAAGCGAAATACCCAACCCCAACGATTTTAAGACATCTAATCTAGGGCATCGTCCAATTATTATCCTGCGCGATCGCCAAGATAAAATTCGCGCCTTGTTCAACCGCTGTACCCATAGAGGCGCGACAGTTTGCCGTGAAACTCGTGGTTGTGCGAAAACTTTTACCTGTCCTTATCATGGCTGGACTTATAGCAACACGGGCAAACTCACAGGAGTTCCTTGGGCAAAAGGTTACGCTGCTGACTTCCATCGCCCAGAATTTAACCTGGGACAAGTTCCTTGGGTAGAAAGCTATCGTGGTTTTATCTTTGGGACTTTGAATTGTGAAGCACCAGACTTAATCGCTTATCTCGGACGAGCCAAAGATTTATTGGATCAGTGGATTGACCGTTTTCCTAATGCTCAAATCACCGTGCAAAGTAGCGCACATAAAATGATTTATCAAGGTAACTGGAAGTTTACCTACGATAATGCCGCTGATGGTTATCATGTCGCGTTTTCACACCGTTCTCTGCTAGCTGTGGCAAATCGTTTAGAACCCGAAAAAGACATGCAATATTTTGCCCACAATCCTGATGAAGGGCCGATGTATGTGCAGTACCTTGGTCATGGGCATATGTTCATTGATCAGCGCCCCAGTTACGAAAAACGACCTGGCGCTTTCTGGCAACAACAACGACCCCAGCCAGGACGGGAAGCTTATGAAGCAAAGCTTCGAGAAAAGTGGGGTGAGCAGGCTCCTTATTGGTTAGATTTGTCCATTGGTTCGCAAATGAATTTAACTATTTTTCCTAATCTGCTAGTTGTTGGGAATCAAATCGAAGTGATTGAACCGCTAGCTGTCGATCGCACTCAACTGACAATATATGCCACCACAATGTCTGGAGTCCCAGATGAAGTTAATGTTCTGCGGATGAGAACTCAAGAAGATTTCCCCAGTTTTGGGGTTCCTGACGATATGATCAATTTTGCCGAATGTCATCGGGGGCTAAGTATTCCAGAAATCGAGTGGGTAGCGATGAATCGTGGGTTTGGCATCAGCGATCGCCATCATATAGATGAAGATGGTGTAATCACCGGGCCTGTAACAGATGAGTTAGCAATTCGCGGTTATTACCAAGAATGGAAACGCCTAATGAAGGCTGATTTCAAACTAACCGCCCAAGCAGTTGAACATGATTAG
- a CDS encoding aromatic-ring-hydroxylating dioxygenase subunit beta, translated as MSVSKEENTESSQYSYDVDEIFYSELIKRLPEWENGGKPVNQAIELECKALLFLEARLLDDGKFDNWLGLFTSKCLYWIPSTPGGGDPRKEVSIAFDDHRRLEDKVFWLQCGFAYAQTPRSRTSRIISNIEIFSCAKEEEVKIRSNFLIHEFRQGRTQTFAGWYGHRLHQQHGKWKIALKQVNLIDADQGHENLSFLL; from the coding sequence GTGTCAGTTAGCAAAGAAGAAAACACCGAAAGTTCACAATATTCGTATGACGTGGATGAAATATTTTATAGTGAATTAATTAAAAGACTTCCAGAGTGGGAGAATGGAGGAAAACCAGTTAATCAAGCAATTGAGTTAGAGTGCAAAGCGTTGCTGTTTCTGGAAGCACGGTTACTGGATGATGGAAAATTTGATAATTGGTTGGGGTTATTTACTAGCAAATGCCTTTATTGGATTCCCAGCACTCCAGGTGGTGGAGACCCGAGAAAAGAAGTATCCATCGCTTTCGATGACCACAGACGCTTGGAAGATAAGGTATTTTGGTTGCAGTGTGGTTTTGCTTATGCTCAAACACCGCGATCGCGTACTAGCCGAATAATTAGTAACATTGAAATATTTTCGTGTGCAAAGGAAGAAGAAGTCAAAATTCGTTCCAACTTTCTCATCCATGAATTTCGCCAAGGGCGAACGCAAACCTTTGCTGGTTGGTATGGACACAGGTTGCACCAGCAGCATGGCAAATGGAAAATAGCTCTCAAGCAGGTGAATTTAATTGATGCGGATCAAGGTCATGAAAACCTTAGTTTCTTACTTTGA
- a CDS encoding IS630 family transposase, translated as MLELAAATGEIDLKYLDESGFCAWSEPSYSYYQRGEQKRLEQTKRRGRRLSIIGFFQPLISFVYGLVIGSVNRKSYIQMMEQEAREASELGRIRVIVQDNGPRCQEVQQMWSKWEHMGKYIFFLPKYCSEMNPIELEWQHLKKDELAGRMFDDELNLAYAVIDGVQARGERGNYKVQRIKFNSTPSG; from the coding sequence ATGTTGGAATTAGCTGCTGCTACCGGAGAAATAGACCTAAAATATTTGGACGAATCAGGGTTCTGTGCATGGAGCGAGCCTAGTTACAGCTATTACCAACGAGGTGAGCAAAAACGCTTAGAACAGACGAAGCGTCGGGGTCGAAGATTAAGCATTATTGGTTTTTTTCAACCTCTAATTAGTTTTGTTTACGGTTTGGTGATTGGGAGTGTTAATCGCAAGTCCTATATCCAGATGATGGAGCAAGAAGCTCGTGAAGCCTCTGAACTAGGACGCATCAGGGTAATCGTGCAAGACAATGGCCCACGATGCCAAGAAGTTCAACAGATGTGGTCAAAGTGGGAACACATGGGCAAATACATCTTTTTTCTGCCCAAATATTGCTCCGAAATGAACCCAATAGAATTGGAGTGGCAGCACCTCAAAAAGGATGAACTAGCAGGACGGATGTTTGATGATGAGTTAAATCTTGCTTACGCAGTAATTGATGGTGTTCAAGCTAGAGGGGAAAGAGGAAATTACAAGGTACAACGTATTAAGTTTAACTCTACTCCTTCTGGTTAA
- a CDS encoding tyrosine-type recombinase/integrase translates to MKINRHGRAKVLTQSEIQLIFSNCLDNGRDRTLFGVCLFSACRIRECCTLLTQDIYTVKGNVRPRLIIRKSNTKGKLATRSIPVIEDLRRLLIEYYPQRGDDYLFPGRSDGHISEDSAARILRVACQQVDIFGVSSHSFRRTALTQMSNAGIPLRVIQEISGHRNLEQLQKYLEVTDEQVLGAAASLAMLSPVGGDVGKYGKKSKQT, encoded by the coding sequence ATGAAAATTAATCGGCATGGACGCGCCAAAGTTCTAACGCAGTCAGAGATACAGCTAATTTTCAGTAATTGCTTAGACAACGGGCGCGATCGCACTTTGTTCGGTGTCTGCCTGTTTAGCGCCTGTAGAATCCGTGAATGCTGTACCCTGTTGACTCAAGACATTTACACGGTCAAGGGCAACGTTAGACCCCGGCTGATTATTAGAAAGTCAAACACCAAGGGAAAACTTGCTACTCGCTCTATACCAGTAATTGAAGACTTACGGCGGTTACTGATTGAATACTACCCACAAAGAGGAGATGATTATCTGTTTCCCGGTCGCAGTGATGGACACATCAGCGAAGACTCAGCCGCTAGGATTTTGAGAGTAGCTTGCCAGCAAGTAGATATTTTTGGAGTGAGTAGCCACAGCTTTAGGCGTACCGCGCTCACCCAGATGAGTAACGCTGGCATCCCACTGAGAGTTATTCAGGAAATCTCAGGACATCGGAATTTAGAACAGTTGCAGAAATATTTGGAAGTGACCGACGAGCAGGTATTGGGAGCGGCGGCGAGTTTGGCTATGCTGTCACCAGTTGGGGGAGATGTCGGGAAATATGGGAAAAAAAGCAAGCAGACTTAG
- a CDS encoding toxin HicA, producing MAQIEKILAQIKNNPKNVNFTDLMKVCNHYFGEPRQQGTSHCIYKTPWAGDPRVNIQEKNGKAKVYQVRQVLDAIEKMEDIQDG from the coding sequence ATGGCACAAATAGAAAAAATCCTTGCTCAGATAAAGAACAATCCTAAAAATGTTAACTTTACCGATTTAATGAAGGTCTGCAATCATTACTTTGGAGAACCTAGACAGCAAGGAACAAGCCATTGCATCTATAAAACGCCTTGGGCTGGAGATCCACGCGTCAACATTCAAGAAAAGAATGGAAAAGCAAAGGTTTATCAAGTCAGGCAGGTTTTAGACGCTATTGAAAAAATGGAGGATATACAAGATGGTTAA
- a CDS encoding type II toxin-antitoxin system HicB family antitoxin → MVNHEHYTYKVTWSEEDQEFVGLCAEFPSLSFLHENRPAVLEGITNLVQDVVIDMEANNEKIPEPIAEKNYSGKFQVRIPPEHHRRLAIEAAEQNVSLNRYVSLKLAC, encoded by the coding sequence ATGGTTAACCACGAACACTATACTTATAAAGTTACTTGGTCAGAAGAAGATCAAGAATTTGTAGGGCTATGTGCTGAGTTTCCTAGCCTATCTTTTCTCCATGAAAATCGTCCTGCTGTACTTGAAGGTATTACAAACCTAGTACAAGATGTGGTGATTGATATGGAAGCGAATAATGAAAAGATTCCAGAACCAATTGCAGAAAAAAACTACAGTGGTAAATTTCAAGTTCGCATTCCCCCAGAGCATCACCGTAGATTAGCTATAGAAGCAGCAGAGCAAAATGTTAGTTTAAATCGCTATGTAAGCCTTAAACTTGCCTGTTAA
- a CDS encoding TauD/TfdA family dioxygenase, whose product MSKITSPLKHHQTPLRVNQSSLQCLDLSWLGFSEEFTQVMGNCDWGIEPEVFITKAHWLVHKQMTVEVLRAIEEFCFAPNAPSALLFKNLPVDNLLPLTPKTSGASAAKCPISEGLILGIGRCFGQPFTYPYLKERGGLIQDLVPMEAEKNLASTGGSLVELKMHRDFPFHPEATSPDLLFLLCLRGDSTQKAYTMLCDARTLCNALEPEDVELLRLHPIEWRFPNADQYFQKPAITGTIENPCVNLTDENVAPGSTIGSPIEEVQSAYERLREKAAELAAGVFLSYGDLLIISNKRTVHARASFTPRFDGNDRWLKKIFISFNLWNSGKCQWPSREMPLG is encoded by the coding sequence ATGTCTAAAATAACGTCACCCCTTAAGCACCACCAAACTCCTTTGAGGGTTAACCAGTCCAGTCTCCAATGTCTGGATCTATCTTGGTTAGGGTTTTCTGAGGAATTTACCCAGGTGATGGGGAACTGTGACTGGGGAATAGAACCGGAAGTGTTTATTACCAAAGCCCATTGGTTAGTCCATAAACAGATGACGGTAGAAGTCTTGAGGGCGATCGAGGAATTTTGTTTCGCTCCCAACGCCCCTAGTGCCTTACTCTTCAAAAATCTACCTGTGGACAACTTGTTACCCCTAACCCCAAAAACATCAGGGGCGAGTGCAGCTAAATGTCCCATCAGTGAAGGGCTAATCCTAGGCATTGGTAGATGTTTTGGCCAGCCTTTTACCTATCCCTATCTCAAGGAGAGAGGCGGATTAATCCAGGATTTGGTTCCTATGGAAGCAGAAAAAAACTTGGCTTCAACGGGGGGTAGCTTAGTAGAACTAAAAATGCATCGGGACTTCCCCTTCCACCCAGAAGCAACGTCCCCAGACTTGTTATTTTTACTCTGTTTACGGGGCGATTCTACCCAAAAAGCTTACACTATGCTATGTGATGCACGGACTCTGTGCAATGCGTTAGAACCTGAGGATGTTGAGTTACTGCGCCTTCACCCTATTGAATGGCGATTTCCCAACGCCGATCAATATTTCCAAAAACCAGCCATTACCGGTACAATAGAAAATCCTTGTGTGAATCTGACTGATGAAAATGTTGCCCCAGGATCTACTATAGGTAGTCCCATAGAAGAGGTACAATCGGCTTATGAAAGATTGCGTGAGAAAGCAGCAGAGTTAGCGGCTGGAGTTTTTCTCTCCTATGGAGATTTGCTTATTATTAGTAATAAGCGCACTGTACACGCCAGGGCATCATTTACGCCTCGATTCGATGGTAACGATCGCTGGCTTAAGAAGATTTTTATCTCTTTCAACCTTTGGAATAGTGGTAAATGTCAGTGGCCAAGTCGTGAAATGCCTTTAGGTTAA